The Streptomyces sp. NBC_01268 genome window below encodes:
- a CDS encoding D-arabinono-1,4-lactone oxidase, producing MGESTNQRWGNSGTASGTWRNWAGNVTSRPVREVSPASAEELADTVRKAAEDGLRVKTVGTGHSFTSIAATDGVLVRPHLLTGIRRIDREAMTVTVESGTPLKRLNVALAREGLSLTNMGDIMEQTVAGATSTGTHGTGRDSASIAAQIRALELVTADGHLMTCSPTENPEVFAAARIGLGALGVVTALTFAVEPVFLLTAREEPMSFDQVTSEFDALHAENEHFEFYWFPHTDNCNTKRNNRSAGPAAPPGKVSGWIEDELLSNGIFQVACAVGRAMPPLVPSIAKVSSRALSARTYTDIPYKVFTSPRRVRFLEMEYALPREAAVAALRELKAMVERSPLKVSFPVEVRTAPADDIALSTASGRESAYIAVHLYRGTPHRAYFTAVERIMTAHGGRPHWGKVHTRDAAYFEKAYPRFAEFTALRDRLDPERRFANDYLRRVLGD from the coding sequence GTGGGCGAGAGCACGAACCAGCGGTGGGGGAACAGCGGGACGGCGAGCGGAACATGGCGTAACTGGGCGGGGAACGTCACCTCCCGTCCCGTACGGGAGGTGAGCCCGGCCTCCGCCGAGGAGCTCGCCGACACCGTGCGCAAGGCGGCCGAGGACGGGCTGCGGGTGAAGACGGTCGGCACCGGCCACTCCTTCACCTCGATCGCGGCGACGGACGGCGTGCTCGTCCGGCCCCATCTGCTCACCGGGATCCGCCGGATCGACCGCGAGGCGATGACCGTCACCGTGGAGTCCGGCACCCCGCTGAAGCGGCTCAACGTGGCGCTGGCCCGGGAGGGCCTGTCGCTCACCAACATGGGCGACATCATGGAGCAGACCGTCGCCGGGGCCACCTCCACGGGCACCCACGGCACCGGGCGCGACTCGGCCTCGATCGCCGCGCAGATCCGCGCGCTCGAACTGGTCACCGCCGACGGGCACCTGATGACCTGCTCCCCCACGGAGAACCCCGAGGTGTTCGCCGCCGCCAGGATCGGCCTCGGCGCCCTGGGTGTGGTCACCGCCCTCACCTTCGCCGTGGAGCCGGTCTTCCTGCTCACCGCGCGGGAGGAGCCGATGTCCTTCGACCAGGTGACCTCGGAGTTCGACGCGCTCCACGCGGAGAACGAGCACTTCGAGTTCTACTGGTTCCCCCACACGGACAACTGCAACACCAAGCGCAACAACCGCAGCGCGGGTCCCGCGGCCCCGCCCGGGAAGGTGAGCGGCTGGATCGAGGACGAGCTGCTCTCCAACGGGATCTTCCAGGTCGCCTGCGCGGTCGGCCGCGCCATGCCGCCGCTCGTCCCGTCGATCGCGAAGGTCTCCAGCCGGGCGCTGTCGGCCCGTACGTACACCGACATCCCCTACAAGGTGTTCACCTCGCCGCGCCGGGTGCGCTTCCTGGAGATGGAGTACGCCCTGCCGCGCGAGGCGGCCGTGGCGGCGCTGCGCGAGCTGAAGGCGATGGTGGAGCGCTCGCCGCTGAAGGTGAGCTTCCCGGTGGAGGTGCGGACGGCACCCGCCGACGACATCGCGCTCTCGACCGCCTCGGGCCGGGAGTCGGCGTACATCGCCGTGCACCTCTACAGGGGGACGCCCCACCGCGCGTACTTCACCGCGGTGGAGCGCATCATGACCGCGCACGGCGGCCGCCCGCACTGGGGCAAGGTGCACACCCGGGACGCCGCCTACTTCGAGAAGGCCTATCCACGGTTCGCCGAGTTCACGGCGCTGCGCGACCGGCTCGACCCCGAGCGGCGGTTCGCCAACGACTACCTGCGCCGGGTCCTGGGCGACTGA